The Vicia villosa cultivar HV-30 ecotype Madison, WI unplaced genomic scaffold, Vvil1.0 ctg.002974F_1_1, whole genome shotgun sequence genome includes the window gcattgaagtggattttaaggtacataaatgggtctctgaatagagtcctaatttatggtggagccttaggtgaagatagtaaagcagtaatcgaaggatatgtcgactctgattatgcaggttgtattgattccagaaaatctatttctggatatgttttcactatgtttggcacagcaattagttggaaagcaacacttcagaaggttgttgctctatcaaccactgaagcggagtatattgccttaactgaagctgtgaaagaagcattgtggcttgaaggttttgcaaaggagctgaaacttcaaggtcgaagtatcactgttaaatgtgatagtcagagtgcaatacacctgtcgaagaattcagcctatcatgagcgaactaagcacattgatgtgaggctgcatttcgtcagaggagtaatcgagcgtggagaagtccaagtgctgaaggtttcgactgaagacaatgctgctgatatgatcaccaagatattgccgagttgcaagtttttccactgtatgcagttgataaagctgcatgaagaaagctagttgttcccttgatgttgtagagttagatccaaggtggagatttgtgagatattggatcgaactctagtatggccgaagggtagcttcttggttcgacagggttaagcatgatggcgaaggttgttcacatgcttgtgtcgaagatgctagggttgttagcatgttaaattaggttttagtgtttaaaccctaatttgttaagttagcttgtttattaagttggcttgtgtaatgggccttgtggaaaaagcccattagttagtatgttaggttttattataaatagcatactagtctctcatcattgctaagctgcaaatcctaatttagggtgagagaggttatttgttattcttgtaaacttgtaatcttgttttaagagaaagtaaacgaatagcagttataaccaattcgtgtgttcttcttcttccttgtcctttatacttctttggtttatactttgttcttggcattgaattcacaacatgagtgattgaaattgattgggaatcaaaaccaaattaaatctcccatatttcctttaattattttgatttaaatggcTTTTTAACTGAATAAAAATTctcttaaaaatataataaaaatcaaatgatCGTGGGATTGGGTTTGGACACTCTTAGTAacttgaggaacaagattggCTCATAAAAAGTTGGACTtatttgcaagaaaactcattttgaaccatatttgtttcacatttttcactcaaaattgtctaactttgacaaggcatatctccctcaatttttaagatatggaatatttctaggactttttggaaagcccgagatgtcctctacaagccactttggaacctttttttcatttggagatttatattgatgatataggctttgacaaaaaactgcttttggctgactttcaaaatgacatataatcttttggaccatatctctcaaatgaaacatttttggccttggcatgtgagagacccagttgtagagaattaaatttactTCAAAGTAGGCTTTggttggaaaatttctgatgttccatgtgaaagttatggcagagttcagttgactttttggtcaaaaaccctaatttaaaaactttgagttttgttgatttctgaacttttcttgatgaatcatgatcaatccttgatcaaatgatgaatgttacttaaaaataaggatgttgaccaaaaatcaggaattttgaatgtactttgaccacagttgacttttaggtcaaactaagtCGACTGCTGACTATCTAAGCAATTGACCGAGCAATCTTGGGATTTGAagcttgaatttttccatggggATTTTTTTAGGACATATGggaggccatgaagtccacttgaagtatcagaagttgattttacttggagagaagcAAAACTCTAGTtgaggcttgttgcttaggagacatgTAAGTGTGCCCAACTCTTGTATGGTTTTGAGCGGTTGAAAGTTATATGAGCCAAAATatgatggacaaattttggggtatgacacatgtctTTTTGGCCTAGCCCATTGGGTTTATGTTTTTCATGGGTCAGTTCGGGATGaccaatttataaaataattttagttaaatttagagaaaaaataaaatttaaagaggaaaaagatatattttcaagatgatgtgatTAAAGAAATGGTTGTAAGACGAAGGAAAAGTTTGATAAGAATTTGAGATAATATTCCGTTCCTCTATACTTTTACATAGATATTTTTGTGGTATTCACATATATGAATGTtaatttgatgaatattttaaatatcaCTTAATTAAGTATATGATTGCTCTCTACTTATGTTATGTAGCTTTTATTCATTAcatcatttttataaatttaaaattataatattgaaataaaggATTGAATGGCCCATCAAACCACAAAGCCTATTAAGAATTGGGTCGGAATTATTTTTGGAAATCTAGGAAATAATCGGATCAAACCACTTCAACCCCTTTATATGTTTTAACTCTCTGAAAGAACCAAATTGGACCAGACCGACCTAATTAACATTTCTAGGTTTATAAGTGTCTCACTTTAAATTTGCTTATTTGGTTATTTGCAGGCCTGCCCTATTACCTTTTAGTTTGTTTGTTTTCTATTTTCACACCAAGTTCTTTGTCCACAATATTTTGTAatgttttgtatttatttaaaGTACTTAGGTTTTGTTGCAGCTCTATCTACCTCATTTGCTTAAAAAATGAAATAGCATTTCTAGTAACTTtaataattgaatttaaaataaaaaataaaaaatactttacAATATATTGGACTCGTGTCTCGTTCTTTATCAACGTGTTTGCTCTTAGATACAAATTGTTTTTCATATTATGAAAGCGATATTTTCCTATTACTTACATTTCAACGCAAATCCTCATACCACACATCATAGATGACAAATACTATATAAAACAATTTCTTCCTTCACATACTTTCACATTAATGaaataaacaaaatgaaataGTCATACAAACCATTAAACACGTACTCAATCCGTACCATTCCACTAACATTacattttattcattcatttattcatttaCATTCAAAAAACCACAAAACAAATCAAAGAAAATTGTTACCAATTAACTCTGATAAATCCCATTTAATAAAGATATCTAATATCTTTATCCACCCTACCGCAGTCCTATACAACATAATTTGATGCATGGACTGATTATGACActtcaataataacaataatattcttaatcaattaattaaattaaatcttattattattattattattattattatagcctCTAATCTAACTCTATGGTGCTATGGCTGCCCTTTCTAAccacatcttcttcttcattgggCTTCCATATTTTCTTGCATGATGAGCAAATGTTCCAATCTGCAGCTTTAGAGGATGATTGAGCTGTGTTTGGTGCACCAACTTTTAATGCACGTAACTCTTCTAATTCCTTCTTTAGCTTTTGATTTTCTTCACTTAGTTTGTCATGACATTTCTTTAGGAATATGCAGTTTACTTCTGTTTGTTTTAGCTTAGTCCTGAAAAGTCAAAGTCAAGACAAAAATATTATGTTGTTTAGTCTAAAATATTTTAGTGGTGGACAATCTaatcaaaaaattaattaaaggaatttaagataattatttttcttattttataagaTTTATTCGAAAATTTCAAATGTATTGATTTTTTATACAATTCATTTCATATCATAATAAGTATGGCTTTTGCTTATTATTTTGACCAtatcttaattattataaatataaaataattaaaagtgaaAGTGGTACACTAATATTATTTACATTatacaattgaaaaaaaaaattaaaaaattttaaaaaatattgaaagtgatctttttatttcaaaatatcaaTGACCCATTAATATTGATTTTACTATTATACCCcttgattattttttaaagaaaaaattatttttatttattatatctttcttaaagttttttttatatgCCATTAATAAAATGTGACTTTGTAAAGTAACATAAAACCtctttttgtaaagaattaaatacattttttaaatttttgtgtaATTTCGAAAATGATATATACTGTGTGCCAAACTaagtagtatttttattttattcaattttattttagtcAACAAATAATAAATTGGATAATTTACCAACACaaacttttttttgaaaagacaatattttgtctATGAATTCAGCGGCAGTCAGGAAAAAATGATGAAACACAGCATTCAAAAAACCAGAATCAGGAATAATAAAACACTATTGAGTAAAaggaaaatttataattatttaaaaaaaaaaaattcattgccGCGAAAACGTTCGcgacaaaaattattaataactatattattatttatcgTTTTAACGATAAGGAAAAAAATTATCGTTGATTCACATTGGCAAAAGCTTTATTGAATGATTAAGATCAGAACAAAATTGAACACCTAAAAATGAAAATTCATATAAAAGTTTGAAAATTGAATACCTTGCTCTTCTGTTCTGAAACCAAACTTCAACTTGTCTTTGCTTTAAATTCAATTTCTCAGCAAGTGCCCGTTTCTGAGCCTGCATGTGAAAccgaaacaaaaaattaaattgaatcctttaatttctaataaatatgaaaacaaaactaatgacaataaaaaatcaatatacaacaaaaaaaactgaaataataaacaattaatcaaaaaattaaattaaatctattttataaaattgaaaattaaagaaataaaattgaaagaaTAATATATTACAGTGTTGATGGTGTTATGAAGCTTGAAAGCATCTTCAAGCATGGTAGATTGCTCCTTTGTAAGCCTCAATTTCTTACTGCACCCGTTCCTGTCATTGGAGGTGTTAATAGCAATTTCTTCAtcgtcttcttcaacttgttcttCAACATGGCCTCTCTTCAAACTCAACTCAAAGGCTAAATCATTTTTTGAATTCACCAATGATTTGCTCACATTTTTTTCCACATGGAATCCTAATCCAAGTTGAAGATTAAGATCCAACGTGGATGTTTTGTGATTACCATCATCATTCATGGTAGGGAATGAAAAATAAGAGAGGAAGAAAAAAAAGGTTGAAGTTTTTGTGAATTATAGTCAAAGAGGAAAGTGGAGAGTTTTAAATATTGGGTTTGGTCTTATTCTTTGTGAATAAATTTCAATCTTTTGTAATTGGTTTCTTGTATTTATCATGAAAAATAGAGGTTGTGCATGTAgagataataattaaaataattaaaaaaataaataaaaataataataatattcataataatattaatgatGACTTGTACAATAAATGCAATAATAAAATGAGGGGAAAAGGAGTAAAAGCATGCGTTAGAATTCTGACTCCTTTTAGGAAACCAAAACTTTCTTAATTGCATAAAATGTTtgacttttttattattatttcatttgaGACATGTTAGATTCAGTCATCACAAAATATCTCTCTCATCACTTTCATATATCATAGTGCTATTCACCCTTAGATCTCACAACaagtactaataataatatttggttggtttggaaaattattaaaattttactaTGTATCTAAATTTGAGTCAATCAAATAGTTTTTgtgaatattataataaaatatattattttaatttgaaatatttGAACAATTTGGTCTAAGTTTGGTTGAattaacataataattaaataattgtttGACTGATTTTAATGCATTATattgaataaaattttaaaaagcaTTTTAAGGTTGAATATATGGTAAATTGAACTAGAAttagtttttcataaaacaattgtattatttgtttttagtaaataattatgatattaaaagataatattttatattacatataataatatattattttacaaTGTTGAATTTATGATACATTTCTTTTTTTACTCAATTGAATTTATGATACATGAATcaacaaaacaaatatttttaactttttttggtAGGAATTAGATATCTTTTATGTTTAACCGTAGAGATTAATTCTTTAAGTTGGAGAAGATCATAATCAGCGgcagaattttattttaaaaagttaacATTATCGTATTATGTGTGCGCGTAACTATAAAAATTAATATCTTAAATCGAATACGATGATAATAGACAGTaaaatttttctttaaaagaTGTAACATTGCTATGTTCGTAAGACTAAATTCGAATCTAAAATTTATGATTAAGCGGAAAAAGCTCATAGTCATCtcatttaaattatatttctcatttaaattatatttgactgacaaatattttgaatttataatattaataatattaatatttatttttcgtaaataaacaatacttgttattttttatatattttaactaTGTTTATTTATGTGTATTTGAATTAGTACATacataaatgaaaaaataattgaCAGTGGTTTAATGTTAAAATGTATATGAAGGAGTATTGTGAATTTATGTGTTTGTAGGTATAGTGTCTGCAACACTAGGATAATTttaatagttttgatgatgacaatattATGATATAAAATTTTCATCTGAAGTGATGTTTTAAAGATGTTATATCGAGATGATGAAGTTGTTCTGTTTGTAAAGTCAATAGACAATACCTAATGTCAAGTAACGTtcaacaaataatatttttttatgatgaaGCATGCATCCAGAAAAAAAATCGAGGTTTTATTCTAAGGCGCgccatttatatatttttttaaaaaaaacttgttgTCTCAGTTTTTATAAAAACCGAAGTGACATACCATCCAGGACATGCTTCGAATCTCAGCTAATgcactttatgtttttatttgttaacaactgtaaaataaatgatttaaccCTTTAGTTTCTTTGGTAACCCGAGGaataaaataatcatattttactataaaaaattCACTGAACAGATTTTACTCTAATGATATCTAATTTGTAGTCGCCCCACCGTTGATTGCATCATTTTTTTTAGGATGAATTGTAAAACTGAAAAAAAAATgttcttctaccttgaacaaaatatttttttaccttTTGCAATCCATCTCAATCAATGGTGttgatatttttgttgttgttgttgaaggttttgaaCAACTATGATTTATCCCTAAAGGTCTTTACTAATGGATTGCAAGTGctgaaaaattatttttcaatttttggaACTAACACCTAATTAAAAGTTGGATGCATTCCAAGCATGCAAATTGTATACGCTAGTAAAAGCACTGATAATGATAGCATCAACAATTAATCTTGGTGAATTCAGGTCTGATATTCAAGTGCAAATCTCTAGCGTCTTGTATGGGACCTGgacatgtatttttaatattctacGTAAACAATCTTTCTGCGAAGATTCGTTGCATACAATGCACTTTTGATATTTTGAGTAAACAATATAAccatttttgtaaaataaaattattttactctaGCCCCTCAGTTGTTTTAAAAATCGAGATGATAGTCAAGTGTTTTTTTCACTATTTTCAATCAACGGTCTTAAACAAATCATTGTCGTCCATTTAAAGGTTATCAACGCTTAAGAATccaccattagtgatccgcgtgaaacctaagGGACGTCCAATTATATAAGTTCTCTTACGATTTTGAAAATGTAAATGAAACATATGAAACCTAAGAAAACTTGGAAAAGTTTTCTTTGATGAATTGCAAGAGTAAAAAATCATCTGGGTTCAAGGTTTGTTCTATAAAATTTTTAttgcaccaaaaatatttttgatttttgattttaatTATCTTACCCTTTTTTTCACCATAATCAAATACATGCAAGATCCGTACATGAAAGAGTTTCCCAGAATATCAAGGATTTGGAGATCTAACATATGATTTTCAATGATGATTAATGTAATATTCTTCGTAAACATTGTAAtgagttttatttaaaaatgtaatATTATGGTAAACATTGTAACGAGATTTACTATAAAAAAACT containing:
- the LOC131640158 gene encoding homeobox-leucine zipper protein HAT22-like encodes the protein MNDDGNHKTSTLDLNLQLGLGFHVEKNVSKSLVNSKNDLAFELSLKRGHVEEQVEEDDEEIAINTSNDRNGCSKKLRLTKEQSTMLEDAFKLHNTINTAQKRALAEKLNLKQRQVEVWFQNRRARTKLKQTEVNCIFLKKCHDKLSEENQKLKKELEELRALKVGAPNTAQSSSKAADWNICSSCKKIWKPNEEEDVVRKGSHSTIELD